Proteins encoded together in one Spodoptera frugiperda isolate SF20-4 chromosome 15, AGI-APGP_CSIRO_Sfru_2.0, whole genome shotgun sequence window:
- the LOC118279336 gene encoding uncharacterized protein LOC118279336 isoform X5 translates to MWEYLAVLLLGFWLGVAIFLYISCYWLEEILDLPAPRNASPAPSGHSASGAHVQLKRLVARVVEEAAALPALARYAAEPHTPSIESSTYEDLLATAILNKVIERYQNENGSGGRSSGIHSASASPTPSERSSPRSLHSHSRHNTNITPPLHEEDDVSDWEEGDATDEALEVPRRVPFPEFGGDIVHNTDNEDREFDEVSSSDLQAVDGTWEENWLFQKKKIKTIQSVPVPMLVPNSNTEYRALIGDRDADDTTDLSDNASDSEEQGEYKSDMKKVLDSKHVIGGKPKVEECDFEPDSLTIIDGVDDDFEKLVEKMDDDVTVDAIINEINDNKATIDETNNANSVDQVDGGKLLISIDSGPLTKAEFAVKEEIHRTLLNGNTEEFMDDLSVKTNGDILHNGHAEVNNVDSFTNNKESSNTLSQHEREGEYEETVTVPVQRYADSLRRKHFDDGPQEIPTRDTDQDDLIPGSIAYRERKKWLNYVEMPNNPYSPEAIQKRLSAKNTSSLFDMFTAKKESDDDKIEINDNEADEEEIEINDLPVKDSHHNKLSLTMSNDSINSIGRSTKSPSPRVLKDVMAEEIPQYKRYGRDYYIREAKASCGGRKKTSVDEASTVSSASMNKSTSLDNFDAEFASPVSASSSLSDLEASALHHNIVRNVLSPRNASPNFAINPIFENPDRHNDNADENHAPDERYVARNANGLLIKQFHTIATNQHYTKFANSEDMASVTTTSHHKEEIMIEYDEDASQHTLFAAKAVYVDDDTDKQFEEIIQTAAKVPTEPPPPIPAADHDDPQDEPLKSPLSVDTSYISTSSMEDSIKIYNVQTGEIIKCKPDNVSPRAEAGTDDNIDSADNNISDTDTVSCTDDAAEDTPVEDSKPSKLELIESDDILQNLPKVKELAKIFVSMENIAEPVKPVQPYSVRRKSKENILSESKPEKTKQLYMHSLTARSISKEFREELKLSMSTPLTVPGGSKEIPEGIEEVTKESSRPGSPVPEPGTIKTKLAFFESLKSKFSNK, encoded by the exons ATGTGGGAGTACCTGGCAGTGCTGCTTCTTGGGTTCTGGCTCGGAGTCGCCATATTCCTGTATATATCCTGCTACTGGCTCGAGGAGATCTTAG ATCTCCCTGCGCCCCGCAATGCGTCGCCAGCGCCCTCTGGGCACAGCGCGAGCGGAGCGCACGTGCAGCTGAAGCGGCTGGTGGCCAGGGTCGTGGAGGAGGCGGCCGCACTCCCAGCCCTCGCCAGATACGCTGCTGAACCTCACACGCCGTCCATCGAGTCTTCTACGTACGAGGACTTGCTGGCCACGGCTATTTTGAATAAG GTGATAGAGCGGTACCAGAACGAGAATGGTTCCGGTGGCCGCAGCAGTGGCATCCACTCGGCGAGTGCGAGCCCCACGCCCTCCGAGCGGTCCTCTCCCCGCTCTCTGCACTCACACTCCCGACACAACACAAATATCACACCTCCC CTCCATGAAGAAGACGACGTGTCTGACTGGGAGGAGGGGGATGCCACCGATGAAGCCCTAGAGGTGCCGCGCCGCGTGCCCTTCCCAGAGTTCGGGGGAGACATAGTGCACAATACAG ATAATGAGGACCGAGAGTTCGACGAAGTTTCCAGTAGCGACCTGCAGGCAGTCGACGGTACTTGGGAAGAGAACTGGCTCTtccagaaaaagaaaattaagacCATACAGTCGGTGCCCGTGCCCATGCTGGTCCCTAACTCCAACACCGAGTACAGAGCGCTCATCGGAGACAGAGATGCTGACGACACTACAGACCTATCAGACAATGCGAGCGACTCTGAAGAGCAAGGAGAATACAAGAGTGACATGAAGAAAGTCCTAGACTCTAAACACGTCATTGGAGGTAAACCTAAAGTTGAAGAATGTGACTTTGAACCAGACAGTCTCACAATCATCGATGGAGTTGATGATGACTTTGAAAAACTCGTTGAGAAAATGGATGACGATGTAACAGTAGACGCCATTATTAACGAAATTAATGATAACAAAGCTACCATTGATGAGACTAACAACGCGAACTCAGTAGATCAAGTCGACGGTGGCAAGTTATTGATTTCTATAGACAGTGGACCGTTAACAAAAGCAGAATTTGCGGTAAAAGAGGAGATCCACAGGACACTACTGAATGGGAATACGGAAGAATTTATGGATGACTTGAGTGTTAAAAcaaatggtgatatattacacAATGGCCATGCAGAAGTAAACAACGTCGACAGTTTCACTAACAACAAAG AATCGTCGAACACTCTGAGTCAGCACGAGCGCGAGGGAGAGTACGAGGAGACGGTGACGGTGCCCGTGCAGAGGTACGCGGACAGCCTCCGCAGGAAGCACTTCGACGACGGCCCGCAGGA GATTCCTACTCGCGATACAGATCAAGATGATTTGATACCAG GTTCAATAGCTTACAGAGAGCGGAAGAAATGGCTGAACTACGTAGAAATGCCGAACAACCCTTACTCACCAGAAGCCATTCAGAAACGGCTCTCAGCCAAGAACACATCGTCACTGTTCGACATGTTCACAGCAAAGAAGGAATCAGATGAtgacaaaatagaaataaacgATAATGAGGCGGATGAAGAAGAAATCGAAATAAATGATCTTCCAGTTAAAGATAGCCACCacaataaattaagtttaacaATGAGTAATGATAGTATTAACAGTATCGGTAGAAGTACTAAAAGTCCGTCGCCTAGGGTATTGAAAGATGTGATGGCCGAGGAAATCCCACAATATAAAcg TTACGGACGAGATTACTATATAAGAGAGGCCAAGGCGTCATGCGGCGGCCGCAAAAAGACGAGCGTGGACGAGGCGAGCACGGTGTCCTCGGCGTCGATGAATAAGTCGACCAGTTTAGACAATTTCGACGCAGAGTTCGCGTCGCCTGTAAGTGCCAGCAGTTCGTTGAGCGACCTCGAGGCGTCCGCCCTTCACCACAACATCGTCCGCAACGTCCTCAGCCCTAGGAATGCGAGCCCCAACTTCGCTATAAACCCCATTTTCGAAAACCCCGATAGACACAATGATAACGCTGACGAGAATCATGCGCCAGACGAACGTTATGTCGCTCGAAATGCCAAC GGattacttataaaacaattccaCACGATAGCGACGAACCAACATTACACAAAGTTTGCAAACTCCGAGGACATGGCGTCGGTGACCACCACCAGTCACCACAAGGAGGAGATTATGATAGAGTATGACGAGGACGCCAGCCAACACACGCTGTTCGCCGCTAAAGCCGTGTACGTCGACGATGACACAGACAAACAGTTCGAAGAAATCATACAAACAGCTGCCAAGGTGCCCACAGAGCCCCCGCCCCCCATCCCCGCAGCAGACCACGACGACCCTCAGGATGAACCTCTGAAGTCCCCGCTGAGCGTGGACACGTCTTACATCAGCACGAGCAGCATGGAGGACTCCATCAAAATCTACAACGTGCAAACTGGAGAGATTATTAAATGTAAGCCTGATAACGTATCGCCGCGCGCTGAGGCTGGCACCGACGACAACATCGATAGCGCCGATAACAACATCTCGGATACTGATACTGTCAGTTGTACGGATGACGCGGCCGAAGACACTCCTGTCGAAGACAGTAAACCCTCCAAACTAGAGCTGATCGAGTCGGATGACATCCTGCAGAACCTGCCCAAAGTGAAGGAGCTGGCGAAGATATTTGTTAGCATGGAGAACATCGCGGAGCCAGTCAAG CCAGTGCAACCTTACTCGGTGCGAAGGAAGAGCAAGGAGAACATCCTGTCGGAAAGCAAACCTGAGAAGACGAAGCAGCTCTACATGCACAGCCTCACAGCGAGGAGTATCTCCAAGGAGTTCCGGGAGGAGCTCAAACTGTCCATGTCCACGCCGCTCACCGTGCCGGGCGGCTCCAAGGAGATCCCCGAGGGTATCGAAGAGGTCACGAAAGAATCCAGCCGGCCCGGCAGCCCCGTGCCGGAGCCGGGCACCATCAAAACTAAACTCGCCTTCTTCGAAAGTCTCAAGTCAAAATTTAGTAATAAGTGA
- the LOC118279336 gene encoding uncharacterized protein LOC118279336 isoform X6: MYTFYLVSFVVFLYIVAAISLVIERYQNENGSGGRSSGIHSASASPTPSERSSPRSLHSHSRHNTNITPPLHEEDDVSDWEEGDATDEALEVPRRVPFPEFGGDIVHNTDNEDREFDEVSSSDLQAVDGTWEENWLFQKKKIKTIQSVPVPMLVPNSNTEYRALIGDRDADDTTDLSDNASDSEEQGEYKSDMKKVLDSKHVIGGKPKVEECDFEPDSLTIIDGVDDDFEKLVEKMDDDVTVDAIINEINDNKATIDETNNANSVDQVDGGKLLISIDSGPLTKAEFAVKEEIHRTLLNGNTEEFMDDLSVKTNGDILHNGHAEVNNVDSFTNNKESSNTLSQHEREGEYEETVTVPVQRYADSLRRKHFDDGPQEIPTRDTDQDDLIPGSIAYRERKKWLNYVEMPNNPYSPEAIQKRLSAKNTSSLFDMFTAKKESDDDKIEINDNEADEEEIEINDLPVKDSHHNKLSLTMSNDSINSIGRSTKSPSPRVLKDVMAEEIPQYKRYGRDYYIREAKASCGGRKKTSVDEASTVSSASMNKSTSLDNFDAEFASPVSASSSLSDLEASALHHNIVRNVLSPRNASPNFAINPIFENPDRHNDNADENHAPDERYVARNANGLLIKQFHTIATNQHYTKFANSEDMASVTTTSHHKEEIMIEYDEDASQHTLFAAKAVYVDDDTDKQFEEIIQTAAKVPTEPPPPIPAADHDDPQDEPLKSPLSVDTSYISTSSMEDSIKIYNVQTGEIIKCKPDNVSPRAEAGTDDNIDSADNNISDTDTVSCTDDAAEDTPVEDSKPSKLELIESDDILQNLPKVKELAKIFVSMENIAEPVKPVQPYSVRRKSKENILSESKPEKTKQLYMHSLTARSISKEFREELKLSMSTPLTVPGGSKEIPEGIEEVTKESSRPGSPVPEPGTIKTKLAFFESLKSKFSNK; the protein is encoded by the exons atgtacacTTTTTATCTAGTCTCCTTTGTAGTGTTCTTATACATCGTAGCGGCCATAAGCCTG GTGATAGAGCGGTACCAGAACGAGAATGGTTCCGGTGGCCGCAGCAGTGGCATCCACTCGGCGAGTGCGAGCCCCACGCCCTCCGAGCGGTCCTCTCCCCGCTCTCTGCACTCACACTCCCGACACAACACAAATATCACACCTCCC CTCCATGAAGAAGACGACGTGTCTGACTGGGAGGAGGGGGATGCCACCGATGAAGCCCTAGAGGTGCCGCGCCGCGTGCCCTTCCCAGAGTTCGGGGGAGACATAGTGCACAATACAG ATAATGAGGACCGAGAGTTCGACGAAGTTTCCAGTAGCGACCTGCAGGCAGTCGACGGTACTTGGGAAGAGAACTGGCTCTtccagaaaaagaaaattaagacCATACAGTCGGTGCCCGTGCCCATGCTGGTCCCTAACTCCAACACCGAGTACAGAGCGCTCATCGGAGACAGAGATGCTGACGACACTACAGACCTATCAGACAATGCGAGCGACTCTGAAGAGCAAGGAGAATACAAGAGTGACATGAAGAAAGTCCTAGACTCTAAACACGTCATTGGAGGTAAACCTAAAGTTGAAGAATGTGACTTTGAACCAGACAGTCTCACAATCATCGATGGAGTTGATGATGACTTTGAAAAACTCGTTGAGAAAATGGATGACGATGTAACAGTAGACGCCATTATTAACGAAATTAATGATAACAAAGCTACCATTGATGAGACTAACAACGCGAACTCAGTAGATCAAGTCGACGGTGGCAAGTTATTGATTTCTATAGACAGTGGACCGTTAACAAAAGCAGAATTTGCGGTAAAAGAGGAGATCCACAGGACACTACTGAATGGGAATACGGAAGAATTTATGGATGACTTGAGTGTTAAAAcaaatggtgatatattacacAATGGCCATGCAGAAGTAAACAACGTCGACAGTTTCACTAACAACAAAG AATCGTCGAACACTCTGAGTCAGCACGAGCGCGAGGGAGAGTACGAGGAGACGGTGACGGTGCCCGTGCAGAGGTACGCGGACAGCCTCCGCAGGAAGCACTTCGACGACGGCCCGCAGGA GATTCCTACTCGCGATACAGATCAAGATGATTTGATACCAG GTTCAATAGCTTACAGAGAGCGGAAGAAATGGCTGAACTACGTAGAAATGCCGAACAACCCTTACTCACCAGAAGCCATTCAGAAACGGCTCTCAGCCAAGAACACATCGTCACTGTTCGACATGTTCACAGCAAAGAAGGAATCAGATGAtgacaaaatagaaataaacgATAATGAGGCGGATGAAGAAGAAATCGAAATAAATGATCTTCCAGTTAAAGATAGCCACCacaataaattaagtttaacaATGAGTAATGATAGTATTAACAGTATCGGTAGAAGTACTAAAAGTCCGTCGCCTAGGGTATTGAAAGATGTGATGGCCGAGGAAATCCCACAATATAAAcg TTACGGACGAGATTACTATATAAGAGAGGCCAAGGCGTCATGCGGCGGCCGCAAAAAGACGAGCGTGGACGAGGCGAGCACGGTGTCCTCGGCGTCGATGAATAAGTCGACCAGTTTAGACAATTTCGACGCAGAGTTCGCGTCGCCTGTAAGTGCCAGCAGTTCGTTGAGCGACCTCGAGGCGTCCGCCCTTCACCACAACATCGTCCGCAACGTCCTCAGCCCTAGGAATGCGAGCCCCAACTTCGCTATAAACCCCATTTTCGAAAACCCCGATAGACACAATGATAACGCTGACGAGAATCATGCGCCAGACGAACGTTATGTCGCTCGAAATGCCAAC GGattacttataaaacaattccaCACGATAGCGACGAACCAACATTACACAAAGTTTGCAAACTCCGAGGACATGGCGTCGGTGACCACCACCAGTCACCACAAGGAGGAGATTATGATAGAGTATGACGAGGACGCCAGCCAACACACGCTGTTCGCCGCTAAAGCCGTGTACGTCGACGATGACACAGACAAACAGTTCGAAGAAATCATACAAACAGCTGCCAAGGTGCCCACAGAGCCCCCGCCCCCCATCCCCGCAGCAGACCACGACGACCCTCAGGATGAACCTCTGAAGTCCCCGCTGAGCGTGGACACGTCTTACATCAGCACGAGCAGCATGGAGGACTCCATCAAAATCTACAACGTGCAAACTGGAGAGATTATTAAATGTAAGCCTGATAACGTATCGCCGCGCGCTGAGGCTGGCACCGACGACAACATCGATAGCGCCGATAACAACATCTCGGATACTGATACTGTCAGTTGTACGGATGACGCGGCCGAAGACACTCCTGTCGAAGACAGTAAACCCTCCAAACTAGAGCTGATCGAGTCGGATGACATCCTGCAGAACCTGCCCAAAGTGAAGGAGCTGGCGAAGATATTTGTTAGCATGGAGAACATCGCGGAGCCAGTCAAG CCAGTGCAACCTTACTCGGTGCGAAGGAAGAGCAAGGAGAACATCCTGTCGGAAAGCAAACCTGAGAAGACGAAGCAGCTCTACATGCACAGCCTCACAGCGAGGAGTATCTCCAAGGAGTTCCGGGAGGAGCTCAAACTGTCCATGTCCACGCCGCTCACCGTGCCGGGCGGCTCCAAGGAGATCCCCGAGGGTATCGAAGAGGTCACGAAAGAATCCAGCCGGCCCGGCAGCCCCGTGCCGGAGCCGGGCACCATCAAAACTAAACTCGCCTTCTTCGAAAGTCTCAAGTCAAAATTTAGTAATAAGTGA
- the LOC118271760 gene encoding nucleoporin Nup43, which produces MPLEVQGTFVSQKISKIRWIAEDYVETKCFFTGSWDDDQNSIKVWTLESPHEEEEVEYPRQLSEYLVDGDVTQIKFTEKNKIAVSLSNGDVRVLEVSLYDKQFPLKEVFHWKKLHNYGAEQCSCTSLDTLEGDIATIGEDGNVNILSGRRGEVMHTIKGADSCSLHSICFIKHTEVITGNVRGHMKIWDVRSTNNKPSAAFLLAGDELAATCIIHHPTQPHIILAGSESGALAVWDLRMNSFPTSLVNAHSAGVSEMQFHPENPHKLLTCSVSGELWEWNMEAMTKSSKGPDGQVMWMPLQDKKSMMVNSLIPALHKSINSLHCDKGRILCGADNEAIYLIKNFKY; this is translated from the exons ATGCCGCTGGAAGTGCAAGGAACATTCGTTTCACagaaaattagtaaaataagaTGGATAGCTGAAGATTATGTGGAAACGAAGTGCTTTTTTACCGGTAGCTGGGATGACGATCAAAACTCTATTAAAGTTTGGACCTTAGAAAGTCCTCATGAAGAGGAGGAAGTAGAATACCCTCGCCAGCTATCCGAGTACCTTGTAGACGGTGACGTCACGCAAATTAAGTTTACAGAGAAGAACAAGATCGCTGTTTCCTTATCGAACGGTGATGTGAGAGTGCTGGAAGTAAGTCTGTACGACAAACAGTTTCCCTTAAAAGAAGTATTCCACTGGAAGAAGTTACACAACTATGG TGCGGAGCAGTGTTCCTGCACATCACTCGACACCCTGGAAGGTGACATAGCCACTATTGGAGAGGATGGCAATGTGAACATACTGAGTGGCAGGAGGGGAGAGGTGATGCATACCATCAAGGGAGCTGACAGCTGCTCCCTACATTCCATCTGTTTTATTAAGCATACTGAG GTTATTACTGGCAATGTGAGAGGACACATGAAGATATGGGATGTAAGATCTACAAACAACAAGCCATCAGCCGCATTTCTACTCGCAGGGGATGAGTTAGCCGCTACCTGTATCATCCACCACCCAACACAACCACATATTATCCTCGCAGGGAGTGAATCTGGAGCCCTCGCAGTCTGGGACCTGCGAATGAACTCCTTCCCTACATCCCTAGTGAACGCACATTCCGCTGGAGTCTCAGAAATGCAGTTCCATCCAGAAAACCCTCACAAACTCCTTACATGTTCAGTATCTGGAGAATTATGGGAGTGGAACATGGAAGCCATGACCAAGAGTTCCAAAGGCCCTGATGGTCAGGTGATGTGGATGCCGTTACAAGATAAGAAGTCAATGATGGTGAACTCCTTGATACCAGCTCTGCATAAATCCATTAACAGCTTACACTGTGACAAAGGCCGGATTCTTTGTGGAGCCGATAATGAAGCTATTTATCTGATTAAAAACTTTAAGTATTAA
- the LOC118279389 gene encoding queuosine salvage protein, whose amino-acid sequence MINIIIPFPSTAAADAAVPLSNEDDCLRTLNCFGVHVNVIMSLFVIRCPAIAKVCLIKNRKNLFLSAALFNKLSFIRLNTHISNNNMVREGVLPPAESGEFIAKNAQHVKIHEAGLEKLCEEMLPSITNKLEIPDTGADIIHPDKDHDKAADWVFVADALNFCFWSYSGAQKWTVDGHSGYYALEAALARAIKNGIDITNPKYYSKITEDELRSIMKGDNEATIPLFEQRVSVLHEVGSILLEKYNGTFETCLKEANKSAVKLLEIIVKNFPCFRDEATFKGQKVALYKRAQILVADLWNFFGGTGWGEFKDIDKMTMFADYRVPQVLVYFGALSYTDELMEKLKKDILLPSGSEEEVEIRGCSIHAVELLKKRIEEKLAGRSVEVPNSSLIDYYLWCYRRKYADAMETIPFHKTLGIYY is encoded by the exons atgATCAATATCATTATCCCGTTTCCATCAACCGCTGCAGCTGATGCAGCGGTTCCGTTGTCAAACGAAGATGATTGTTTACGAACGTTAAATTGTTTTGGAGTTCATGTCAATGTCATCATGTCATTGTTTGTTATTCGGTGCCCGGCTATcgcgaaagtttgtttgataaaaaatcGAAAGAATTTGTTTTTAAGTGCTGCTTTGTTTAATAAGTTATCTTTTATTAGGCTCAATACCCATATTTCGAATAATAATATGGTGCGTGAAGGAGTACTGCCCCCGGCAGAGTCCGGAGAATTTATTGCTAAAAATGCACAACATGTTAAGATTCACGAAGCAGGACTTGAGAAACTTTGTGAAGAG ATGTTACCATCAATAACGAATAAGCTGGAGATCCCCGACACGGGTGCAGACATTATCCACCCTGACAAGGACCATGACAAGGCCGCAGACTGGGTGTTTGTGGCCGATGCACTCAACTTCTGCTTCTGGTCATATTCTGGTGCTCAGAAGTGGACTGTTGATGGCCATTCTGGGTATTATGCTCTTGAAGCTGCACTTGCTAGAGCTATAAAG AATGGAATCGACATAACAAACCCCAAATACTACTCGAAGATAACCGAAGATGAATTGCGTTCAATCATGAAAGGTGACAACGAAGCCACCATACCTCTGTTTGAACAGAGAGTGTCTGTGCTTCACGAAGTAGGATCTATTCTATTAGAGAAGTACAACGGTACCTTTGAGACATGCTTAAAAGAAGCGAATAAGTCTGCTGTCAAGCTACTAGAGATTATTGTGAAGAATTTCCCATGTTTCCGAGATGAAGCTACGTTTAAAGGACAGAAAGTAGCCTTATACAAGAGGGCTCAGATCCTAGTAGCAGATTTGTGGAACTTCTTCGGCGGTACAGGGTGGGGAGAGTTCAAAGACATTGACAAGATGACAATGTTTGCGGATTACAGAGTGCCACAGGTGCTTGTTTATTTCGGTGCACTCAGTTACACTGATGAATTGATGGAGAAGTTGAAAAAAG ATATTCTTCTTCCAAGCGGTTCAGAAGAAGAAGTAGAAATCCGAGGCTGCTCCATCCACGCAGTAGAACTTCTCAAGAAGAGAATAGAAGAGAAGTTAGCGGGTCGCAGTGTCGAGGTACCCAACTCCAGTCTGATAGACTATTACTTATGGTGCTACAGGAGGAAGTATGCTGATGCCATGGAAACCATACCCTTCCATAAGACCCTGGGCATTTACTACTGA